A portion of the Geminocystis sp. M7585_C2015_104 genome contains these proteins:
- a CDS encoding photosystem II reaction center protein J, translating into MGEARIPLWIVGTIAVTGILVVVGIFFYGAYSGLGSSL; encoded by the coding sequence ATGGGAGAAGCCAGAATCCCCCTCTGGATAGTAGGCACTATAGCTGTGACTGGGATTTTAGTGGTGGTGGGGATTTTCTTCTATGGTGCCTACTCCGGTCTCGGTTCTTCTCTATAA
- a CDS encoding ferredoxin-NADP reductase produces MSPFNTVKTFANPANDNRRFLVEVVGISKKDGNNFNYPIRFCGSTFIVVPYARMNQEMRRIHLLGGKIVNITPLDGNSTVSSPPANPNVKTDVKPMTVKSKEKKDIPLNIYKPSNPYIGKCIENYDLVAEGGSGIVRHITFDISGGNLRYLEGQSIGIIPPGVDKNGKPHKVRLYSIASTRHGDTRDGQTVSLCVRLLEYKNEAGETVYGVCSSYLCNLKVGEEVKITGPVGKEMLLPDDEEANIIMLATGTGIAPFRAFLWRMFKEKDLNPDYQFRGFAWLIFGIPYTQNILYRQDLEEMAAQYPNHFRLTYAISREQKTPDGGKMYVQNRVSEYADQLFELIQKPNTHVYMCGLKGMEPPISETFAAEAAKRGMNWEELRKQMKKEERWHVEVY; encoded by the coding sequence ATGAGTCCCTTTAACACTGTCAAAACCTTTGCCAATCCAGCCAATGACAACCGTCGTTTTCTCGTTGAAGTAGTGGGAATCTCCAAAAAGGATGGGAATAATTTCAACTATCCCATCCGCTTCTGTGGCAGCACTTTCATCGTAGTGCCCTATGCCAGAATGAACCAAGAAATGCGACGAATTCACCTGTTGGGAGGGAAAATCGTCAATATCACCCCCCTGGATGGGAATTCCACCGTTTCTTCCCCCCCAGCTAACCCTAACGTAAAAACTGATGTGAAACCCATGACTGTCAAATCCAAAGAGAAAAAAGACATCCCCCTTAACATCTATAAACCCTCTAACCCCTACATCGGCAAGTGTATTGAAAACTACGACTTGGTTGCCGAAGGGGGTAGTGGTATTGTCCGTCACATCACCTTCGACATCTCTGGCGGCAATCTCCGCTATCTAGAAGGCCAAAGTATCGGTATTATCCCCCCCGGCGTCGACAAAAATGGCAAACCCCATAAAGTACGTTTGTACTCTATCGCCTCTACCCGCCATGGCGATACCAGAGACGGCCAAACTGTATCTCTCTGTGTACGCCTGTTAGAATACAAAAATGAAGCAGGAGAAACAGTATATGGGGTATGTTCCAGTTACCTTTGTAACCTGAAAGTAGGGGAAGAAGTTAAAATAACTGGGCCAGTAGGAAAAGAAATGCTACTGCCAGACGATGAAGAGGCTAATATTATCATGTTAGCCACCGGCACCGGCATCGCACCCTTCCGTGCCTTCCTGTGGCGGATGTTTAAAGAAAAAGACTTAAACCCCGACTATCAGTTTAGAGGATTTGCCTGGTTGATTTTCGGCATCCCCTATACTCAGAATATCCTCTATAGGCAGGATTTGGAAGAGATGGCCGCCCAGTATCCCAACCACTTCCGTCTCACCTATGCCATCAGCCGGGAGCAGAAAACCCCTGACGGTGGTAAAATGTATGTCCAAAATCGTGTCAGCGAGTATGCCGATCAGTTGTTTGAATTAATACAAAAACCCAATACTCATGTTTACATGTGTGGTTTGAAAGGGATGGAACCCCCCATCTCCGAAACCTTCGCCGCTGAAGCCGCAAAAAGAGGCATGAATTGGGAAGAATTGCGCAAACAGATGAAGAAAGAAGAGCGTTGGCACGTGGAGGTATACTAG
- a CDS encoding DUF4335 domain-containing protein, giving the protein MSQLVERVYTSPNCILSLQGFAQEEKNNQTPLPTMSVVSLVNLQIVGHPLTLQGGLVFLEHLLRATSAYCQQFLSGLPHPVEFADNHHHISFSFIPERKRHLLTWQPEKDNIEKQWQIELTTVQLFDLLDTLDQLIVDPYTLPQLRDEVKPLPRHYKRGEKNPVEQSAPAALGFVFFAAAAVVLFLMPHPSTIKDPNQEPRPPRNETSQPVAPIPLETPKPGQ; this is encoded by the coding sequence ATGAGTCAGCTTGTGGAACGAGTATACACCTCTCCCAATTGTATTCTCTCTTTACAGGGTTTTGCCCAAGAGGAGAAAAACAATCAAACCCCTCTACCCACCATGTCAGTGGTGAGTCTAGTTAACTTGCAAATAGTGGGCCATCCTTTAACTTTACAGGGGGGGTTAGTCTTCTTAGAACACTTATTAAGGGCAACTAGTGCCTACTGTCAACAATTCTTAAGCGGCTTACCACACCCTGTGGAATTTGCTGACAATCACCACCATATCTCTTTTAGTTTTATCCCAGAAAGAAAAAGACACCTGCTGACCTGGCAACCTGAAAAGGACAATATAGAGAAACAGTGGCAAATAGAATTAACTACAGTTCAGCTTTTCGACTTGTTGGACACTTTAGACCAGTTAATAGTAGACCCCTACACTCTACCACAATTAAGGGACGAAGTCAAGCCCTTACCAAGACATTATAAAAGAGGGGAGAAAAACCCAGTAGAACAGAGTGCACCGGCTGCCTTGGGATTTGTGTTCTTTGCGGCGGCGGCGGTTGTTCTTTTCTTAATGCCCCATCCTAGCACAATAAAAGACCCAAATCAAGAACCAAGGCCTCCCAGAAACGAAACCAGTCAGCCTGTGGCGCCGATACCCCTAGAAACACCAAAACCGGGGCAATAA
- a CDS encoding M61 family metallopeptidase, whose product MPQPESHLFEVELRVSNWRENQLNLKMPVWTPGSYLIREYSRNVQNFQAYGRSKKPLQWRKLRKNHWLVFTEDCDDIMIKYQVYSNELTVRTNHLDSTHGFFNGAALFFYIPNYEAHPITVTIFSPDNWRISTPLPATKNKNTFLAENFDTLVDSPFEIGVQEVYDFTVDDKPHQWVVWGRGNIDIDRVIYDTKRIIKTTAEIFGSLPYSEYKFILHLSGEGFGGLEHKNCCVLNYHRFGFRKPEKYYQFMQLVAHEFFHLWNVKRIRPKELEKFDYDQENYTTSLWFCEGATSYYDLLIPLRAGIYGVSRFLELLSKEISQYFNTPGRKIQSLSESSFDAWIKLYRQDAYSKNNQISYYLKGELVTMLLDLLIRNNSDNRKSFDDVMRIMWQRFGREEIGFTPEELQGVIEEVANQDLSEFLHLCLETTTELPFNKYFEPFGLILEPKAEENNTPYLGINVQREGNVDRITFVDANSPAGKGGICAGDELLAIDGFRVTAETLSDRLQDYQVGDWIELTVFQKDILKTVKVCLASPLGSYQVRIRKRLSQRQKENLRQWLGFVP is encoded by the coding sequence ATGCCTCAACCAGAATCTCACTTATTTGAGGTGGAATTGAGGGTGAGTAATTGGAGGGAAAACCAGTTGAATTTGAAGATGCCGGTGTGGACTCCAGGTTCATATTTAATAAGAGAATATAGTAGAAACGTACAAAATTTTCAGGCCTATGGTAGGAGTAAAAAACCCCTGCAATGGCGGAAATTGAGGAAGAATCATTGGCTAGTCTTTACAGAAGATTGCGATGATATTATGATAAAATATCAGGTGTATAGCAACGAGTTGACGGTAAGGACTAATCATCTGGATTCAACTCACGGTTTTTTCAATGGCGCTGCTTTATTTTTTTATATACCGAACTATGAAGCTCATCCCATCACGGTGACTATTTTTTCTCCCGATAATTGGCGGATATCTACCCCTCTTCCTGCTACTAAAAATAAGAACACATTTTTGGCAGAAAATTTTGACACCTTGGTGGATAGTCCCTTTGAAATAGGTGTCCAGGAGGTGTATGATTTCACTGTAGATGATAAGCCCCATCAGTGGGTTGTTTGGGGGAGGGGAAATATAGACATAGACCGAGTAATTTATGATACCAAGAGAATCATAAAAACCACGGCGGAAATCTTTGGCAGTCTCCCCTATTCAGAATACAAATTCATCCTGCATCTGTCGGGGGAGGGGTTTGGCGGGTTGGAGCACAAAAATTGTTGTGTTTTAAATTACCATCGTTTTGGCTTTCGGAAACCAGAGAAATATTATCAATTTATGCAGTTAGTGGCTCATGAGTTTTTCCACCTTTGGAATGTGAAAAGAATTCGTCCTAAGGAGTTAGAAAAATTCGATTACGACCAGGAGAATTATACCACATCGTTGTGGTTTTGTGAGGGGGCTACCAGTTACTATGATTTACTGATTCCCCTGCGGGCGGGGATATATGGTGTTTCAAGATTTCTGGAATTGCTAAGCAAGGAAATAAGTCAGTATTTCAACACTCCGGGAAGGAAGATTCAGTCTTTATCTGAGTCTAGTTTTGACGCCTGGATTAAGTTATATAGACAGGATGCCTATAGTAAAAACAATCAAATATCTTACTATCTCAAGGGAGAATTAGTGACAATGTTGCTGGATTTACTGATAAGGAATAACAGTGATAACCGTAAATCTTTTGATGATGTGATGAGGATAATGTGGCAAAGATTCGGGAGGGAGGAAATTGGCTTTACCCCGGAGGAATTACAGGGGGTGATTGAGGAGGTAGCCAACCAGGATTTATCAGAATTTTTACATTTATGTCTGGAGACAACAACAGAACTACCCTTTAATAAATATTTTGAACCATTTGGTTTAATTTTAGAGCCCAAGGCAGAGGAAAATAATACTCCCTATCTGGGGATAAATGTGCAAAGGGAGGGAAACGTAGATAGAATTACCTTTGTGGATGCCAACTCGCCGGCGGGGAAGGGGGGGATTTGTGCGGGGGATGAGTTATTAGCTATAGATGGTTTTAGGGTAACGGCGGAAACCCTCTCAGATAGACTGCAAGACTACCAAGTGGGAGACTGGATTGAGTTGACTGTCTTCCAGAAGGATATTCTGAAAACAGTAAAAGTCTGTTTAGCTTCTCCCCTGGGTAGTTATCAAGTGAGAATTCGCAAACGTCTTAGTCAACGACAAAAGGAAAATCTGCGACAATGGCTTGGTTTTGTTCCATGA
- the cobG gene encoding precorrin-3B synthase, giving the protein MNWPLPAKKCPGLYYGTEAKDGFLLRIRVAGGILTLPQMEAIELLLDCCKQEKIQVTNRGNLQLRGLTQSPPNYIYQKLQEVGLASRQLQIDHLRNIMISPTAGIDAEELVDTRVWLKQIITYMEDNPNKIATLPAKFSIGIDGGGIVGIGSRPSVLAYHRYNEIQFTATRVKERILFHLEFGGRKTLIPTGILIPPEYLITCLDSLIEIYRQHINSNIDSKKVGHRLPDLIQQWGVSEYWRRVTEVNSFPYETKEVKLPPTPSTTHLGLYRQKQEGLYYLGVAPSLGYITKKQWRGLMQLVEKTGCGEIRLTPWQSIIIPNLSDDTTKQTTASLEELGLSVRENNSRGKVVACVGKTGCKAAITESETHARVAIGHLQGRKQDKHSFTIHFSGCGKCCAQTTPATLSFIGCWLWRDGKAVEGYKIYHKESLIASLAAEKAISLLPELLKSLDS; this is encoded by the coding sequence TTGAATTGGCCACTACCAGCAAAGAAATGCCCAGGATTATATTATGGCACGGAAGCAAAAGATGGATTTCTACTCAGAATAAGAGTTGCCGGGGGAATACTAACTCTGCCACAGATGGAAGCCATAGAATTACTATTAGACTGCTGTAAACAGGAGAAGATACAGGTTACCAATAGGGGAAACCTACAACTGAGGGGGTTAACACAGTCGCCTCCCAACTATATCTACCAGAAACTACAAGAAGTTGGTTTAGCCAGTCGTCAATTACAAATAGATCATCTGCGTAATATAATGATAAGCCCCACGGCAGGCATTGATGCAGAAGAATTGGTAGATACCCGTGTTTGGCTGAAACAGATAATCACCTACATGGAAGATAACCCCAACAAAATAGCAACCCTACCTGCTAAATTCAGTATTGGCATAGATGGAGGCGGTATTGTAGGTATTGGCAGTCGTCCTAGTGTTTTAGCATACCACCGCTATAACGAAATCCAGTTTACCGCCACCAGGGTAAAAGAGAGAATACTATTTCACCTGGAGTTTGGGGGGAGAAAGACACTCATCCCCACCGGCATTCTTATACCCCCAGAATATCTAATAACCTGTTTGGATAGCCTGATAGAGATATATCGCCAGCATATAAACAGTAATATAGACAGTAAAAAGGTAGGGCATCGTTTACCAGACTTGATACAACAGTGGGGAGTGTCAGAATATTGGCGTCGGGTAACAGAGGTAAATAGTTTCCCTTACGAGACAAAAGAGGTGAAATTACCCCCCACCCCTTCTACAACCCACCTAGGATTGTACAGACAAAAACAGGAGGGGTTATACTATTTGGGAGTAGCCCCATCCCTAGGCTATATTACTAAAAAACAATGGCGGGGGTTAATGCAGTTGGTAGAAAAAACCGGCTGTGGCGAAATACGTCTTACCCCCTGGCAGTCAATCATAATTCCCAACCTGTCTGATGACACCACAAAACAGACAACAGCATCCCTAGAAGAGTTAGGATTATCTGTAAGGGAAAACAACAGTAGAGGGAAAGTGGTAGCTTGCGTAGGGAAAACCGGTTGCAAGGCAGCAATAACAGAATCAGAAACCCATGCCAGGGTGGCAATAGGGCATCTACAAGGGAGAAAACAAGACAAACACTCCTTCACCATCCATTTTAGCGGCTGCGGCAAGTGCTGCGCCCAAACCACACCAGCCACATTGAGTTTTATCGGCTGTTGGTTGTGGCGAGACGGCAAAGCAGTAGAAGGCTATAAAATCTACCACAAGGAGTCACTAATAGCATCGTTAGCCGCAGAAAAAGCCATATCTCTTCTCCCAGAATTGTTGAAAAGTCTAGACAGCTAG
- a CDS encoding photosystem II reaction center protein L: protein MLQKNPNPNRMPVELNRTSLYLGLLLISVLGLLFSSYFFN from the coding sequence ATGCTTCAAAAAAATCCTAACCCAAACAGAATGCCGGTTGAATTAAACCGTACTTCGCTGTACTTGGGTTTGTTATTGATTTCTGTATTGGGTCTGTTATTTTCTAGTTACTTTTTCAATTAG
- a CDS encoding cytochrome b559 subunit beta produces MTSRNPNEPVSYPIFTVRWLAVHLLAVPTVFFIGAITAMQFIQR; encoded by the coding sequence ATGACTAGTCGGAATCCTAACGAACCAGTATCTTATCCTATTTTTACTGTAAGATGGTTAGCCGTACACCTGTTAGCTGTACCTACTGTCTTCTTTATTGGCGCCATCACTGCTATGCAGTTTATCCAAAGATAA
- a CDS encoding photosynthesis system II assembly factor Ycf48 has translation MRLIRTVVVSIVVCYLCLGCASIPSLEKNPWKLIQLDTDATFADLAFTDDGKRGWLVGTKAALFETRDGGETWQKKIVVLEDEKVDFTGVSFCGQEGWITGVPSMLLHTKDGGDNWERIPLSDQLPGGPYDIIALGEGTAEMVTNLGAIYKTTDGGKTWKALVEAAVGVARNINRSADGKYVAVSSRGNFYSTWEPGQKQWTPHQRTSSRRLQNMGFFEDGRMWLIARGGQIQLTSTPNPEDWGEAITPEKGAGWGFLDLATHDGEIWLAGGSGDLLVSRDGGKTWQKDTEVESIPSNFYKILFFPDDKGFVLGERGVLLKYETEKSA, from the coding sequence ATGAGGCTAATAAGGACCGTTGTAGTGTCTATAGTAGTTTGTTATCTGTGTCTGGGGTGTGCTTCCATACCCTCATTGGAGAAGAATCCCTGGAAACTGATTCAGTTGGATACGGATGCTACCTTTGCCGACTTAGCCTTTACCGATGATGGTAAAAGAGGTTGGTTGGTAGGCACAAAAGCTGCTTTATTTGAGACTAGGGATGGAGGGGAAACCTGGCAGAAGAAGATTGTTGTGTTAGAAGACGAGAAGGTGGATTTTACTGGTGTTAGTTTTTGTGGGCAGGAGGGCTGGATTACAGGTGTACCCTCTATGTTGTTACATACTAAAGATGGGGGGGATAACTGGGAGAGAATACCCCTGAGCGACCAGTTACCGGGGGGCCCCTATGATATAATAGCCCTAGGGGAGGGCACTGCAGAAATGGTAACCAATCTGGGTGCCATTTACAAGACTACTGATGGGGGCAAAACCTGGAAAGCCCTAGTAGAGGCTGCTGTGGGGGTTGCCCGTAACATCAACCGCTCAGCGGATGGGAAGTATGTAGCCGTAAGTTCCCGTGGTAATTTCTATTCTACCTGGGAACCGGGACAAAAACAATGGACTCCTCATCAACGCACTTCCTCTCGTCGTCTACAGAATATGGGGTTTTTTGAAGATGGGAGAATGTGGTTGATTGCAAGGGGGGGGCAAATTCAGCTAACCTCCACCCCTAATCCAGAAGACTGGGGGGAAGCGATAACGCCGGAAAAGGGCGCAGGTTGGGGTTTCTTAGATTTAGCTACTCACGATGGGGAAATCTGGTTGGCGGGTGGCAGTGGGGATTTGTTGGTGAGTAGGGATGGTGGCAAAACTTGGCAGAAGGATACAGAAGTGGAATCTATCCCCTCTAATTTCTATAAAATCCTTTTCTTCCCCGACGATAAAGGTTTTGTTTTGGGGGAGCGTGGTGTTCTGTTAAAATATGAAACAGAAAAGTCGGCTTAG
- the psbE gene encoding cytochrome b559 subunit alpha, with protein sequence MAGSTGERPFSDIITSVRYWVIHSITIPMLFIAGWLFVSTGLAYDIFGTPRPDEYFTETRQELPIITDRYNAIKQIEEFTK encoded by the coding sequence ATGGCAGGTAGCACCGGTGAGCGCCCATTCTCTGATATTATTACCAGTGTCCGTTACTGGGTTATCCACAGTATTACTATACCTATGTTATTCATTGCCGGCTGGTTGTTTGTCAGCACCGGTTTGGCTTATGATATATTCGGTACACCTCGTCCTGATGAGTATTTCACTGAAACTCGTCAGGAATTGCCTATTATAACCGACCGTTACAATGCTATCAAACAAATAGAAGAGTTTACTAAATAG
- the cbiE gene encoding precorrin-6y C5,15-methyltransferase (decarboxylating) subunit CbiE: MTNYGKWLSIIGITEEGLESLSPVARFLLQQAEVIAGGRRHLEFLSPEDTRKKIVLQSPLENSLQEIETYRGKAVCVLASGDPMWYGIGVTLCRRFPLQEITIIPSPSVFSLACARLGWSLSEVETVSLCGRNFALLHRFLYPQARLLILSANGQTPLQVASLLTQKGYGNSEMVVLECLGGKRERIVKGIACQWHHADLADLNTIAVVCHPDSPATPILNPRIPGLPDEAYLNDGQLTKREIRAITLSTLSPLPYQLLWDVGAGCGSISIEWLRSDSRCKAIAIEKHPQRLQYIADNAIALGTPHLQIIAGSAPEALHNLPSPDAIFIGGGITTPQLVETCWQFLKPGGKLVANTVTVEGEAILYRCLRKWGGNLIRLAIQKATPLGKFFSWKPMTPVTQYVVVKP, from the coding sequence ATGACTAATTATGGCAAGTGGTTGTCTATTATAGGCATAACCGAAGAGGGTTTAGAGTCTCTTTCCCCTGTGGCTAGGTTTCTACTGCAACAGGCGGAGGTGATTGCTGGTGGTAGACGTCACCTTGAGTTTTTATCCCCTGAGGATACCAGGAAAAAAATTGTTTTACAATCCCCCTTGGAAAACTCTCTCCAGGAAATAGAGACATACCGAGGCAAGGCAGTTTGTGTCTTGGCTAGTGGTGACCCTATGTGGTATGGTATTGGGGTTACTCTTTGCCGTCGTTTCCCTCTACAGGAGATTACTATTATTCCTTCCCCTTCTGTTTTTAGTTTAGCTTGTGCTCGTTTGGGTTGGTCGTTGTCTGAGGTGGAAACTGTTAGTCTATGTGGGCGTAATTTTGCTTTACTACATCGCTTTTTATACCCCCAGGCTCGTTTATTAATTCTAAGCGCTAATGGGCAAACTCCTCTACAGGTGGCTTCCCTCCTCACACAAAAGGGTTATGGCAACTCAGAAATGGTGGTTTTGGAATGTCTCGGTGGTAAGAGGGAAAGAATTGTCAAGGGAATAGCTTGTCAATGGCATCACGCTGACTTGGCTGACTTGAATACTATTGCTGTTGTCTGTCATCCGGATTCTCCGGCTACCCCTATTCTCAATCCCCGTATTCCCGGGTTGCCTGACGAGGCTTATCTGAATGATGGACAGTTGACAAAAAGGGAAATCCGTGCTATAACCCTCTCTACTCTATCTCCTTTGCCCTATCAACTTCTTTGGGATGTGGGGGCAGGATGTGGTTCAATTAGTATAGAATGGCTTCGTAGTGATTCTCGTTGTAAAGCTATTGCCATTGAGAAACACCCTCAGCGTCTACAGTATATCGCCGACAATGCTATTGCTTTGGGCACTCCTCATTTGCAGATTATAGCAGGGAGTGCGCCTGAAGCCCTACATAATCTTCCCTCCCCAGATGCCATATTCATAGGCGGCGGCATTACTACCCCACAACTGGTAGAAACCTGTTGGCAGTTTCTCAAACCGGGTGGCAAACTGGTGGCTAATACTGTCACTGTGGAGGGTGAGGCGATATTATACCGATGCCTCCGAAAGTGGGGAGGGAATCTTATTCGTCTGGCTATCCAAAAGGCTACTCCTCTTGGCAAGTTTTTCTCCTGGAAGCCAATGACTCCTGTCACCCAGTATGTGGTTGTCAAACCCTAA